CGTCCCCAACCACGTGCTGGACGTGCCGGACGCGAACGTCACCGTGGCGCGCGCCTGCCAGCCCTTCTCCGTGGAGGTGGTGGTGCGCGGCTACCTCACGGGCAGCCTGTGGCGCGACTACGAGAAGGGCACGCACACCGCCTACGGGGTGCCCTTCGCGGAAGGCCTGCGCAAGGACAGCGCGTTCGAAGCGCCCATCCTCACGCCGTCCACCAAGGCCGAGTACGGCAAGCACGACGAGCCCATCTCCGAGGCGGAAATCCTCGCGCGCGGGCTGGCCACGCCGCGCGACTGGGCCCGCATCACGGAGGCCGCCCGGGGCCTGTTCCTGGAGGGCCAGAAGTGGGCGCGCACGCGCGGCCTCATCCTGGTGGATACGAAGTACGAGTTCGGGAAGGTGGGCGACGAGCTCTACGTCATCGACGAGATGCACACCCCGGACTCCAGCCGCTACTGGGTGGCGGACGAGTACGAGTCGCGCTTCGCCAAGGGCGAGGACCAGAAGATGTTGGACAAGGAGAACATCCGCCAGTGGCTCATCCGCGAGCGGAACTTCTCCGGCCACGGCGCGCTGCCCGCGATTCCGGACGACGTGCGCGTGGACCTGGCCACCAAGTACGTGGCCGCCTACGAGCGCATCACCGGCACGCCCCTGGTGCTGACGCCCGGGGACGTGCACTCGCGCATCGAAGGGCACCTGCGGGCGAAGGGCTACCTCTAGTCCCCTCGCCCGCCTGGGCCGCGCGGCGTCTCAGCTGGCGCGGCCGAAGACGCGCTGGAACACCGCGTCCATCTGGCGCGTGTGGTAGCCCGGGGAGAAGCAGTCGGAGACCTCCTCGGGCGTCATCATCTTGAGCAGGTCCGCGTCGTTGAGCAGGGCCTGCCGGAAGTCCACGCCCTCCTCGAACATCTTCATCGCGTTGCGCTGGACGACGACGTACGCGGCCTGCCGGTCCATGCCCTTGCGCGCGAGCTCCAGCAGCAGGCGCTGCGAGTTCACCACGCCGCCCAGCAGGTCCAGGTTCTTCTTCATCTGCTCCGGGTAGACGCGCATGTTCTCCACCAGGCCCGCGAAGCGGTGGAGCATGAAGTCCAGCAGGATGGTGGCGTCCGGCCCAATCACGCGCTCCACGGACGAGTGCGAGATGTCCCGCTCGTGCCACAGCGCCACGTCCTCCATGGCGCTCACCGCGTAGCCGCGCAAGAGGCGCGCGAGGCCCGTGAGGTTCTCCGACAGGATGGGGTTGCGCTTGTGCGGCATGGCGCTGGAGCCCTTCTGTCCCGGCGTGAAGGGCTCC
This DNA window, taken from Corallococcus coralloides DSM 2259, encodes the following:
- a CDS encoding phosphoribosylaminoimidazolesuccinocarboxamide synthase, giving the protein MNTSALHAQLTHTLRQTDLPSLGTPYKGKVRDTYRKGDTLILVTSDRLSAFDHVLTTIPFKGEVLNRLAAFWFDRTKHIVPNHVLDVPDANVTVARACQPFSVEVVVRGYLTGSLWRDYEKGTHTAYGVPFAEGLRKDSAFEAPILTPSTKAEYGKHDEPISEAEILARGLATPRDWARITEAARGLFLEGQKWARTRGLILVDTKYEFGKVGDELYVIDEMHTPDSSRYWVADEYESRFAKGEDQKMLDKENIRQWLIRERNFSGHGALPAIPDDVRVDLATKYVAAYERITGTPLVLTPGDVHSRIEGHLRAKGYL